One window of Mesorhizobium sp. PAMC28654 genomic DNA carries:
- the dapB gene encoding 4-hydroxy-tetrahydrodipicolinate reductase has translation MSQPIRIAIAGSLGRMGQQMAEVVEADSRLELVARFHRSDASGAGLVSRDEALAVADVVIDFTTPAASADLARRCAERGGPALVIGSTGFDAAELAVIANASKAVPIVRSGSFSLGLNMLIGLVERAARALGPEDWDIEIFEAHHRHKVDAPSGTALMLGQAGAKGRGVELDTVAKRARDGITGARPAGEIGFAVMRGGGIVGDHGVSFCADGETVTLSHSAGDRGMFARGAIAAALWVMGRSPGEYDMRDVLGLGKDEQLASSALERTATGE, from the coding sequence TTGTCCCAGCCGATCAGGATCGCCATTGCCGGCTCGCTGGGCCGCATGGGCCAGCAGATGGCCGAGGTCGTCGAAGCCGATTCCCGATTGGAGCTGGTCGCTCGCTTCCATCGATCCGATGCCAGCGGCGCGGGGCTGGTCAGCCGGGACGAAGCGCTTGCCGTCGCCGACGTGGTCATCGATTTCACGACACCCGCCGCATCGGCCGATCTGGCCAGGCGTTGTGCCGAGCGCGGCGGCCCGGCGTTGGTGATCGGCTCGACGGGCTTCGACGCCGCAGAACTTGCCGTGATTGCCAATGCATCGAAAGCCGTTCCGATCGTGCGCTCCGGTAGTTTTTCGCTCGGGCTCAACATGCTGATCGGGCTGGTTGAACGAGCGGCAAGGGCTCTCGGGCCTGAAGACTGGGATATCGAGATATTCGAGGCGCATCATCGCCATAAGGTTGACGCACCGTCGGGCACGGCGCTGATGCTCGGGCAGGCTGGTGCCAAGGGACGTGGCGTCGAGTTGGATACGGTCGCAAAACGAGCCCGCGATGGCATCACGGGTGCACGGCCGGCCGGAGAGATTGGCTTTGCAGTGATGCGTGGCGGCGGCATCGTCGGCGATCACGGCGTCAGTTTCTGTGCCGATGGTGAGACTGTAACGCTGTCGCATTCGGCGGGCGACCGCGGCATGTTCGCTCGGGGCGCCATTGCCGCCGCGCTCTGGGTGATGGGCCGCTCACCCGGCGAATATGACATGCGCGACGTGCTGGGGCTGGGCAAAGACGAACAGCTTGCCTCGTCGGCACTTGAGCGGACCGCAACCGGCGAGTAG
- a CDS encoding tetratricopeptide repeat protein yields the protein MASEKPDDAAKKAALAEAMKACDQGASVPLDPDAKAPPVQYDELFPADFDLTKLRVLSDKCQAAMLGAPQEKRLKLQWLRIKMALNEPGLVWLVPQIKLLADGGSAEANFLLFEFFQIHHGDADATPLISRDMALDSLRKSGDAGHLTALLTLLNQYSRGPLLRRDARKVVETAQRIIDAPVQGQTPDERGARFRASMPLLIATTTLERDGFASDEQHKAFDAMETASHAGTDGPERAVLAYIKALRLGHGTQPDATKARQLLEARASHDDYAVPMLADMLAKGEGGPADGKRAMAMLRAAKNTPEAGPQLAGLLLDGKLVGRQPQAAIKLLSASFDLDDTIRLAGLLCDYPGVRVDNAAALVERLSNGAVAGEPGAGLALARLELSDDQQFKDDNLARAMLKPLADAGDRDALWLYAATQYANLDSTSYRPSRQDDGLTDDALKSLLDDGVTRKEPQAFLLLAKLLRRGVIYPQDDAKATAMLINAANLGSVEAMVLLGEAYDKGLGIEKNPRERLHAWREAARLGSLEAREKIADAFPFDSFDRLMTLREGVTERIALYNDGVGRMGVGMLGDDAAKVELGSLFSGQASAAETAAVAGAVMDAFRAAPAGLEDQNLVGIGKALPDEIRIAIETTLKSQGFYAGQPKGYFGPDVRNALAAWVDAKGPLPDAPETTVVAGSQPAAPKTDIVATEILGRVRDKAFTSAEAAKTQKAKLASLKLLNVLARYGDTASRWALVRNYHQAKIVRSVVTPEEITRYALDILVTRPEGVDKPEFEFIFNLTQIAQDRKTAAVGNATVQAIRDDPRLQDPLTLGGVMGQFAFAPGACDAVLAAARKAGVADLGSDGCDDNTRTALIAFGKSKGATGVDAAARKAAAEEIKTLDAQAAK from the coding sequence ATGGCGTCCGAAAAGCCCGACGATGCCGCCAAGAAGGCCGCGCTTGCCGAGGCGATGAAGGCCTGCGATCAGGGTGCGTCCGTTCCGCTCGACCCCGACGCCAAGGCGCCGCCGGTGCAATATGACGAGCTCTTTCCTGCCGATTTCGACCTGACGAAGCTGCGTGTCCTGTCTGACAAATGTCAGGCGGCTATGCTTGGTGCACCGCAGGAAAAGCGATTGAAACTGCAATGGCTGAGAATCAAGATGGCGCTCAACGAGCCGGGCCTCGTCTGGCTCGTCCCGCAGATAAAGCTGCTGGCCGATGGTGGCAGCGCCGAGGCGAATTTCCTACTGTTCGAATTCTTCCAGATCCATCACGGCGATGCGGACGCTACGCCGCTCATCTCTCGCGACATGGCGCTCGACAGCTTGCGGAAATCGGGAGACGCCGGTCATCTCACCGCGCTGCTGACGCTACTCAACCAATATAGCCGGGGCCCGCTGCTTCGCCGAGATGCGCGCAAGGTCGTCGAAACCGCGCAACGCATCATCGATGCGCCTGTCCAGGGCCAGACGCCCGACGAACGCGGCGCCCGGTTCCGCGCGAGCATGCCGCTGCTGATTGCCACGACCACGCTGGAACGGGATGGCTTCGCGAGCGACGAGCAGCACAAGGCTTTTGACGCGATGGAAACGGCTTCCCATGCCGGGACGGATGGCCCCGAGCGCGCGGTGCTGGCCTACATCAAGGCGCTGAGGCTGGGGCACGGGACGCAGCCGGACGCGACAAAAGCGCGGCAGCTTCTGGAAGCACGCGCCAGCCACGACGACTACGCCGTCCCGATGCTGGCCGACATGCTGGCAAAAGGCGAAGGCGGCCCGGCGGATGGCAAGCGCGCCATGGCGATGCTGCGGGCCGCCAAGAATACCCCTGAGGCCGGACCGCAACTGGCAGGCCTGCTGCTGGACGGCAAACTTGTCGGCCGCCAGCCGCAGGCTGCGATCAAGCTTCTGTCCGCCTCGTTCGACCTTGACGACACCATCCGGCTTGCCGGGCTACTTTGCGATTATCCAGGCGTGCGGGTGGACAACGCGGCGGCGCTTGTAGAGCGCCTGAGCAACGGCGCGGTTGCCGGCGAGCCAGGCGCGGGACTGGCGCTGGCGCGGCTGGAACTGTCCGATGACCAGCAGTTCAAGGATGATAACCTCGCTCGGGCCATGCTGAAGCCATTGGCGGATGCGGGTGACAGAGATGCGCTCTGGCTTTACGCCGCGACGCAATATGCCAATCTTGATTCCACCAGCTATCGGCCAAGTCGTCAGGACGATGGACTGACGGACGATGCGTTGAAAAGTCTGCTTGATGACGGCGTGACCCGGAAGGAACCACAAGCCTTCCTGCTCCTTGCCAAGCTGCTGCGGCGCGGCGTGATCTATCCGCAGGATGACGCCAAGGCGACCGCCATGCTGATCAATGCCGCCAATCTTGGCAGCGTCGAGGCCATGGTTCTGCTCGGCGAGGCCTATGACAAAGGACTGGGCATCGAAAAGAACCCGCGCGAGCGGCTGCATGCATGGCGCGAGGCGGCCCGGCTGGGTTCGCTCGAGGCAAGGGAAAAGATCGCCGACGCCTTCCCCTTCGACAGTTTCGACAGGCTGATGACGCTGCGCGAGGGCGTCACCGAACGCATTGCACTCTACAATGACGGGGTTGGCAGAATGGGCGTCGGCATGCTCGGTGACGACGCGGCAAAGGTGGAACTGGGCAGTCTGTTCTCCGGCCAGGCCTCAGCCGCCGAAACGGCGGCCGTGGCTGGCGCGGTGATGGACGCATTTCGCGCAGCACCCGCCGGGCTCGAGGACCAGAACCTTGTCGGCATCGGCAAGGCACTGCCCGACGAGATCCGCATCGCCATCGAGACGACGCTGAAGAGCCAAGGATTTTATGCCGGCCAGCCCAAGGGATACTTCGGCCCGGATGTGCGCAACGCGTTGGCCGCCTGGGTCGATGCGAAGGGACCGCTCCCCGACGCCCCCGAAACAACGGTTGTGGCTGGATCCCAGCCGGCGGCGCCGAAAACGGACATTGTCGCCACGGAAATACTCGGGCGCGTTCGCGACAAGGCTTTCACCTCGGCGGAGGCCGCCAAGACCCAGAAAGCGAAGCTCGCCTCCCTCAAGTTGCTGAATGTGCTCGCCCGCTACGGCGACACGGCTTCGCGCTGGGCGCTGGTGCGCAATTATCACCAGGCGAAAATCGTGCGCAGCGTGGTGACCCCTGAGGAAATCACGCGTTACGCCTTGGATATTCTCGTGACCAGGCCCGAGGGTGTCGACAAGCCGGAATTCGAATTCATATTCAACCTGACGCAGATCGCACAGGACAGAAAAACCGCAGCCGTCGGCAACGCTACCGTCCAGGCGATCCGCGACGACCCGCGCCTGCAGGATCCGCTGACACTCGGTGGCGTGATGGGCCAGTTTGCCTTCGCGCCCGGCGCCTGCGATGCGGTGCTGGCAGCCGCCCGAAAAGCCGGCGTCGCCGATCTCGGAAGCGATGGCTGCGACGACAATACTCGTACCGCTCTTATCGCCTTCGGCAAAAGCAAAGGCGCGACGGGCGTGGACGCCGCCGCACGCAAGGCGGCAGCCGAAGAAATCAAGACATTGGATGCGCAGGCGGCGAAGTAA
- a CDS encoding cation:proton antiporter, translating to MISHTSTRSFAPLLLGALVAAFATGAWGAETGHTSGMGGSGEGIFVAQIVLLLVVGRGLGEVLQRYGQPAIMGQLIGGILLGPSLFGWLWPSAQHLIFPGDPAQKSMMDAVSQLGILMLLLLTGMETDLRLVRRVGAACFSISITGVVVPFVCGFALAQFLPDSLLPDPTQRVVAGLFLGTALSISSVKIVAMVVREMNFMRRNLGQVIISSAIIEDTIGWLIIAITFGIATNGQVQLVPLLTTVAEVALFMVFAFTIGRRLVFTLIRWTNDTFRGEYAVITMIIVIMGVMALITNLIGVHTVLGAFVAGILVGESPILSGHIEEQLRGVITALFMPIFFGMAGLSADLTVLANPTLAMLTVCLVVIASVGKFGGAFIGGKLAGMSIKEATAVGSAMNARGSTEVIVASIGLSMNILSHNLFTMIVTMAVLTTLAMPPMLRWALGRLPVGHAEKQRVERETLDERGFVSKLERLLVLVDDSRIGKFTAYLAGLVGGGSGMPTTLLRLRDGHLARPEDARVPDGTLKEIKKGAEKSARAVKQTEDTLVEKVHLTARTESQATRETIAQEARKGYGMLLIGLEDVLTEKRSFTKALNEITEGFDGPLCLVLNGASGATKMPTLSAGTSILVPVNGTEVSRRAADFALALARSHQARVKVLYVSQGAAGGGRSTSVSHRREEAVLKDIADLADRYGVPVDTAIRTRTNPDKAIVREASKNAAMIVMGVTQRPGEELFFGDTATAVVASCNCPIVLLASERIKRADAGVEPVAA from the coding sequence ATGATTTCCCATACGTCGACCCGATCCTTCGCCCCGCTTCTGCTGGGGGCATTGGTCGCCGCGTTTGCAACCGGCGCCTGGGGAGCCGAGACCGGCCATACGTCGGGCATGGGTGGCTCGGGAGAAGGGATTTTTGTCGCCCAGATCGTCCTTCTGCTGGTCGTGGGGCGTGGCTTGGGCGAAGTCCTACAGCGTTACGGACAGCCCGCGATCATGGGTCAGCTGATCGGCGGTATCCTGCTTGGCCCGTCGCTTTTCGGCTGGCTGTGGCCATCCGCGCAGCATCTGATCTTCCCGGGCGACCCCGCGCAGAAGAGTATGATGGATGCGGTCTCGCAACTGGGTATCCTCATGCTGCTTCTGCTGACCGGCATGGAAACGGATTTGCGCCTGGTGCGCAGGGTTGGCGCCGCCTGTTTTTCCATCTCGATCACCGGCGTCGTCGTGCCCTTTGTCTGCGGCTTCGCGCTGGCGCAGTTCCTTCCCGACAGTTTGCTGCCCGACCCGACGCAACGCGTTGTCGCCGGGCTGTTCCTCGGCACCGCGCTTTCCATCTCGTCGGTCAAGATCGTCGCCATGGTGGTGCGTGAGATGAACTTCATGCGCCGCAACCTCGGCCAGGTCATCATCTCCTCGGCGATCATCGAGGACACGATCGGCTGGCTGATCATCGCCATTACCTTCGGCATTGCCACCAACGGCCAAGTGCAATTGGTGCCTCTGCTAACGACGGTTGCGGAGGTCGCTCTGTTCATGGTGTTCGCCTTCACCATCGGCCGGCGTCTTGTCTTCACCTTGATCCGCTGGACCAATGACACGTTCCGCGGCGAATATGCTGTTATCACCATGATAATCGTCATCATGGGGGTGATGGCGCTGATCACCAATCTGATCGGTGTGCACACCGTACTCGGCGCCTTCGTCGCGGGCATACTGGTCGGCGAGTCGCCCATTCTTTCAGGCCATATCGAGGAGCAGCTTCGCGGCGTCATCACCGCGCTGTTCATGCCGATCTTCTTTGGCATGGCCGGGCTCTCGGCCGACCTGACCGTGCTTGCCAACCCGACGCTGGCCATGCTCACGGTGTGTCTTGTCGTCATTGCCAGTGTCGGCAAGTTCGGCGGCGCGTTCATCGGCGGCAAGCTTGCCGGAATGTCGATCAAGGAGGCCACCGCTGTGGGCAGCGCGATGAACGCGCGCGGCTCGACCGAGGTCATCGTCGCCAGCATCGGCCTGTCGATGAACATTCTCTCGCACAACCTCTTCACCATGATCGTCACCATGGCGGTGCTCACCACACTGGCCATGCCGCCTATGTTGCGCTGGGCGCTGGGCCGCTTGCCGGTTGGGCACGCCGAAAAGCAGCGCGTCGAACGCGAGACATTGGACGAACGTGGCTTCGTCTCGAAACTGGAGCGGTTGCTTGTGCTGGTCGACGACAGCCGGATCGGCAAGTTCACCGCCTACCTCGCGGGGCTGGTTGGCGGTGGCAGCGGCATGCCCACCACCTTGCTGCGGCTGAGGGATGGTCACCTCGCAAGGCCCGAAGATGCGAGGGTGCCGGACGGCACGCTGAAGGAAATCAAGAAAGGGGCGGAAAAGAGCGCCAGGGCGGTCAAGCAGACCGAAGACACGCTTGTGGAAAAGGTGCATCTGACGGCACGCACCGAATCCCAGGCGACGCGCGAGACCATCGCTCAGGAAGCACGCAAGGGCTATGGCATGCTGCTGATAGGCCTTGAGGATGTCCTGACAGAAAAGAGGTCGTTCACGAAAGCACTCAATGAGATCACCGAAGGTTTTGACGGACCGCTTTGCCTGGTTCTGAACGGAGCCAGCGGCGCGACCAAGATGCCGACGCTGAGCGCGGGAACCAGCATTCTCGTTCCGGTCAATGGCACGGAAGTGTCGCGCCGTGCCGCCGATTTCGCGCTGGCGCTGGCGCGCTCCCATCAGGCAAGGGTCAAGGTTCTATATGTCTCGCAAGGCGCTGCCGGAGGCGGAAGGTCGACCTCTGTTTCGCATCGCCGCGAAGAGGCCGTTCTCAAGGACATAGCCGATTTGGCCGACCGCTATGGCGTTCCCGTCGACACTGCAATTCGCACACGTACCAATCCCGACAAGGCGATTGTCAGGGAGGCCTCAAAAAATGCCGCCATGATCGTCATGGGCGTCACTCAACGACCAGGCGAAGAGCTGTTTTTCGGTGATACGGCGACAGCCGTTGTGGCGTCATGCAATTGCCCGATCGTGCTCCTGGCCAGCGAGCGCATCAAGCGGGCCGATGCCGGTGTCGAGCCCGTGGCCGCATAA
- the speB gene encoding agmatinase — protein sequence MAKISILGVPHDDNSSFMKGAAEAPAHIRWELHSDAYSMWSETGIDLGAVGRLVDHGDIEFGAGDPWDLIEREVGHAMEPGDPLICLGGDHAISYPILRAVRRRHPSLTILHIDAHPDIYHAYQGNPRSHTSPFARIMEERLADRLIQVGLRTVNDHHRDQFKRFGVEVIEASHFSETLRLDITTPVYISMDLDGLDPAFAPGVSHREPGGLSTRQVINLIQTISQPIVVADIVEYNPRCDISNLTAIVAAKLFKEIAGVMVKTASH from the coding sequence ATGGCCAAGATCTCCATTCTGGGAGTTCCCCACGACGACAATTCCTCCTTCATGAAAGGTGCCGCTGAAGCGCCTGCCCATATCCGCTGGGAACTGCACTCCGACGCGTACAGCATGTGGAGTGAAACCGGCATTGACCTTGGCGCCGTCGGCAGGCTGGTCGATCATGGCGATATCGAGTTCGGCGCCGGCGATCCATGGGACCTGATCGAACGTGAGGTTGGGCATGCCATGGAGCCGGGCGATCCGCTGATCTGTCTCGGCGGCGACCATGCCATCTCCTATCCGATCCTGCGTGCCGTGCGCCGGCGTCACCCCAGCCTGACGATCCTGCATATCGACGCCCACCCCGATATCTATCACGCCTATCAGGGCAACCCGCGCTCCCATACCTCGCCGTTTGCCCGGATCATGGAGGAGCGGCTCGCTGATCGTCTGATTCAAGTGGGACTGCGCACCGTCAACGATCACCATCGCGACCAGTTCAAGCGGTTCGGCGTCGAGGTGATCGAGGCCAGCCATTTCAGCGAGACCTTGCGGCTAGACATCACGACGCCCGTCTACATCTCGATGGACCTCGACGGTCTCGACCCCGCCTTTGCGCCCGGCGTGTCGCACCGGGAACCCGGCGGCCTGTCGACCCGCCAGGTGATCAATTTGATTCAGACCATCAGCCAGCCCATCGTGGTCGCTGATATCGTTGAATATAATCCTCGCTGCGACATCTCCAACCTGACCGCGATTGTCGCGGCAAAATTGTTCAAGGAGATTGCCGGGGTGATGGTGAAGACCGCTAGCCACTGA
- a CDS encoding molybdopterin-dependent oxidoreductase: MNQHAKLRIGHSACPHDCPSTCALEVELLDGNRIGRVHGAKANTYTAGVICAKVARYADRVHHPDRLLKPLVRAGAKGDGLWKEASWEAALDLVAEKFVAAEEKYGSETVWPYYYAGTMGLVQRDGIDRLRHAKKYSGFFGSICTNLAWTGWMMGAGALRGPDPREMAKSDCVVIWGTNAVVTQVNVMTHAIKARKERGAKIVVIDVYENATMKQADLGLVLKPGTDGALACAVMHVLFREGMADRAYLEKYTDDPKGLEAHLLTRTPEWAACITGLTVAEIEAFARLVGTTKKTYFRLGYGFARQRNGSVNMHAAASIAAVTGAWQYEGGGAFHSNSGIFKLNQDVLEGSKMRDPSIRYLDQSRTGPVLTGAADALFGGPPVTAMLIQNTNPANVAPEQRLVKQGFLRDDLFTCVHEQFMTDTAKLADVVLPATMFLEHDDIYKGGGNQHITLGPKLIEPPEGPRTNHFVIEELAGRLGVADRPGFGLSEQQHIDIILGKRGLGSFDSLKEDKWIDLQPDFEAAHFIKGFGHADGKFRFRADWSGQAAPNRPPKSMGLFGPVERLPEFPDHVDLIEVADEKHPFRLTTSPARNFLNSTFLETPVSKAKEGRPELLLHPDDAAAHGLADGDRVEIGNTRGEVVLHAKLFNGIKRGVVIAEGIWPNSAHERGEGINVLTGADAPAPYGGAAFHDNKVWLRAAR; encoded by the coding sequence ATGAACCAGCACGCCAAGCTTCGCATCGGCCATTCGGCCTGTCCGCATGATTGCCCGTCGACCTGCGCGCTCGAGGTCGAGTTGCTTGATGGCAACCGCATCGGCCGCGTCCATGGCGCCAAGGCCAATACGTATACGGCTGGTGTCATCTGCGCCAAGGTTGCCCGTTACGCCGACCGCGTCCATCACCCCGACCGGCTGCTGAAGCCGCTGGTGCGGGCCGGCGCCAAGGGTGACGGCTTGTGGAAGGAAGCAAGCTGGGAAGCCGCGCTCGACCTTGTTGCCGAAAAGTTCGTCGCGGCTGAAGAGAAATACGGCTCGGAGACGGTGTGGCCGTACTACTATGCCGGCACGATGGGGCTCGTGCAGCGTGATGGCATAGACCGGCTGCGCCACGCCAAGAAATATTCGGGTTTCTTCGGATCGATCTGCACCAATCTCGCCTGGACCGGTTGGATGATGGGCGCCGGCGCGCTGCGCGGTCCCGACCCGCGCGAGATGGCGAAATCGGACTGCGTGGTGATCTGGGGCACCAATGCCGTCGTCACCCAGGTCAATGTGATGACCCACGCCATCAAGGCGCGCAAGGAGCGCGGCGCCAAGATCGTCGTCATCGACGTCTATGAAAACGCGACCATGAAGCAGGCCGACCTCGGCCTTGTGCTGAAGCCGGGCACGGATGGTGCGCTGGCTTGTGCCGTCATGCATGTGCTGTTCAGGGAAGGCATGGCCGACCGCGCCTATCTCGAAAAATACACGGACGACCCGAAGGGGCTCGAAGCGCATCTGCTCACCCGCACGCCGGAGTGGGCGGCTTGCATCACCGGTTTGACGGTCGCGGAGATCGAGGCCTTCGCCCGCCTCGTCGGCACGACGAAGAAAACCTATTTCCGCCTCGGCTATGGCTTCGCGCGCCAGCGCAACGGCTCGGTCAACATGCACGCGGCCGCCTCTATAGCCGCTGTTACCGGCGCCTGGCAATATGAAGGCGGCGGCGCTTTCCACTCCAATTCCGGCATCTTCAAGCTCAACCAGGATGTGCTGGAAGGCTCGAAGATGCGCGATCCCAGTATCCGCTATCTCGACCAGTCGCGTACCGGCCCGGTGCTGACGGGTGCCGCGGATGCGCTTTTCGGCGGGCCGCCGGTGACGGCGATGCTGATCCAGAACACCAATCCGGCGAATGTCGCTCCGGAACAGCGGTTGGTTAAGCAGGGTTTCCTGCGTGACGACCTGTTCACCTGCGTGCACGAGCAGTTCATGACCGACACCGCAAAACTCGCCGATGTCGTGTTGCCGGCGACGATGTTTCTTGAACACGACGATATCTACAAGGGCGGCGGCAACCAGCACATCACGCTGGGACCCAAGCTGATCGAGCCGCCGGAAGGGCCGCGGACCAACCATTTCGTCATCGAGGAACTGGCTGGACGACTCGGCGTCGCCGACCGTCCGGGGTTCGGACTGAGCGAGCAGCAGCATATCGACATTATCCTGGGCAAGCGCGGGCTGGGCAGCTTCGACAGCCTGAAGGAAGACAAGTGGATCGACCTGCAGCCGGATTTCGAGGCGGCACACTTCATCAAGGGCTTTGGCCATGCGGATGGAAAATTCCGTTTCCGAGCCGACTGGAGCGGGCAGGCGGCACCAAACCGGCCACCGAAGAGCATGGGCCTGTTCGGCCCGGTCGAGCGACTGCCGGAATTCCCCGACCATGTCGACCTGATCGAGGTAGCGGATGAGAAGCATCCGTTCCGGCTGACGACATCGCCGGCGCGCAATTTCCTAAATTCGACCTTTTTGGAAACGCCGGTGTCGAAGGCCAAGGAAGGTCGTCCTGAGCTCCTGCTGCATCCCGACGATGCAGCGGCCCACGGTCTGGCGGACGGCGACCGCGTCGAGATCGGCAACACGCGCGGCGAAGTGGTGCTGCATGCAAAGCTGTTCAACGGCATCAAGCGTGGCGTCGTGATCGCCGAAGGCATCTGGCCAAACAGCGCTCATGAGCGCGGCGAGGGCATCAATGTCTTGACCGGCGCGGACGCACCGGCGCCCTATGGCGGCGCCGCCTTCCACGACAACAAGGTCTGGCTGCGCGCGGCGCGATGA
- a CDS encoding ABC-F family ATP-binding cassette domain-containing protein, whose protein sequence is MLVINDLSLRMAGRLLLDHASLTLPAGTKAGLVGRNGTGKTTLFKAITGDFASETGSISLPKSTRIGQVAQEAPGTEDPLIEIVLKADLERSALLEEEKTATDPHRIADIHMRLADIDAHSAESRAATILAGLGFDDAAQRRPASSFSGGWRMRVALAAVLFSEPDLLLLDEPTNYLDLEGTLWLENYVSKYPHTVLLISHDRDLLNRAVNSIVHLDQKKLTFWRGGYDQFERQYTEQKELQEKGRVKQEAARKHMESFVERFRAKASKARQAQSRIKALEKMKPIAAIVNDAVRPFSFPEPVKTVASPIVALNNVNVGYTEGQPILKKMTLRIDADDRIALLGANGNGKSTFAKLLSGRLKQESGTMTVAPGLKVAIFAQHQLDDLRPEENAYEHVRRLMPEAPESKVRGRVAQFGLTTEKMNTAAKDLSGGEKARLLMGLSAFEGPNLFILDEPTNHLDIDSRESLIHALNEFPGAVILISHDRHLLEATADRLWLVKDGAVNPYDGDLEDYKTLVTGVSGDRRGKREADKASKADRRRDAAARRATFEPLAKEIRATEALMDRIRKRIDGIEDELSNPAVYEKDPSTATRLAKERSQLAQTLAGHEEKWLTMSAEYEEGTAE, encoded by the coding sequence ATGCTTGTTATAAATGATCTTTCGCTCCGCATGGCCGGACGCCTGCTTCTCGACCACGCCTCGCTGACCTTGCCGGCCGGCACCAAGGCTGGTCTTGTGGGCCGCAACGGCACCGGCAAGACCACGCTGTTCAAGGCAATCACTGGCGATTTTGCCTCCGAGACCGGGTCGATCAGCCTGCCGAAGAGCACCCGCATCGGCCAGGTGGCGCAGGAAGCGCCGGGCACCGAGGACCCGCTGATCGAGATCGTGCTCAAGGCGGACCTTGAACGGTCCGCGCTGCTCGAAGAAGAGAAGACGGCGACCGATCCGCACCGGATCGCCGATATCCACATGCGCTTGGCCGATATCGATGCGCATTCGGCCGAGTCGCGCGCCGCCACGATTCTTGCCGGCCTTGGCTTCGACGACGCGGCGCAGCGGCGCCCGGCGTCGTCCTTCTCCGGCGGCTGGCGCATGCGCGTGGCGCTCGCCGCCGTGCTGTTTTCCGAGCCCGACCTTCTGTTGCTCGACGAGCCGACCAACTATCTCGATCTTGAAGGCACGCTGTGGCTGGAAAACTATGTGTCGAAATACCCGCATACAGTGCTTCTGATCTCGCATGATCGCGACCTGCTCAACCGCGCCGTCAACTCGATCGTCCATCTCGACCAGAAGAAGCTGACCTTCTGGCGTGGCGGCTACGACCAGTTCGAGCGGCAGTATACCGAGCAGAAGGAATTGCAGGAGAAGGGCCGCGTCAAGCAGGAAGCCGCCCGCAAGCACATGGAATCCTTCGTCGAGCGCTTCCGCGCCAAGGCCTCCAAGGCAAGGCAGGCGCAGTCGCGCATCAAGGCGCTGGAGAAGATGAAGCCGATCGCGGCCATCGTCAACGATGCGGTGCGGCCGTTCTCCTTCCCGGAGCCAGTGAAGACGGTGGCCTCGCCGATCGTGGCGCTGAACAACGTCAATGTCGGCTATACCGAGGGCCAGCCGATCCTGAAGAAGATGACGTTGCGCATCGATGCCGATGACCGCATCGCGCTGCTCGGCGCCAACGGCAACGGCAAGTCGACCTTCGCCAAATTGCTGTCGGGTCGGCTGAAGCAGGAGAGCGGCACCATGACGGTGGCGCCCGGGCTGAAGGTGGCGATCTTTGCCCAGCACCAGCTCGACGATCTCCGCCCGGAGGAAAACGCCTATGAGCATGTGCGCCGGCTGATGCCCGAGGCGCCGGAATCGAAGGTGCGCGGCCGCGTCGCCCAGTTCGGTCTCACCACGGAAAAGATGAACACCGCCGCCAAGGACCTGTCCGGCGGCGAGAAGGCGCGCCTCCTGATGGGCCTGTCGGCCTTCGAGGGGCCGAACCTGTTCATCCTCGACGAGCCGACCAACCATCTCGACATCGACAGCCGCGAATCGCTGATCCATGCGCTGAACGAATTTCCCGGCGCCGTGATCCTGATCTCCCACGACCGCCATCTGCTCGAGGCGACCGCCGACCGGCTGTGGCTGGTCAAGGATGGCGCCGTCAATCCGTATGATGGCGACCTGGAAGACTACAAGACGCTGGTCACCGGCGTGTCCGGGGACCGCCGCGGCAAGCGCGAGGCGGATAAGGCGTCAAAAGCCGACCGCCGCCGCGATGCTGCCGCGCGCCGCGCAACCTTCGAACCGTTAGCGAAGGAAATCCGCGCCACCGAGGCGCTGATGGACCGCATCCGCAAGCGCATCGATGGCATCGAGGACGAGCTTTCCAACCCGGCGGTCTATGAAAAGGATCCGTCGACGGCGACCCGACTGGCCAAGGAACGTTCGCAACTGGCGCAGACGCTTGCGGGCCACGAGGAAAAATGGCTGACCATGTCGGCGGAATATGAGGAAGGCACGGCGGAGTGA